A single Paraburkholderia sp. FT54 DNA region contains:
- a CDS encoding UbiD family decarboxylase yields MKYKDLRDFVGRLETIGELRRISQNVSPVLEMTELCDRVLRAGGPALLFESKAQHAFPVLGNLFGTPRRVALGMGIDAQAGEGDGAALESLRDVGRLLSALKEPEPPKGLKDAGKLFSLAKAVWDMAPKTVSAPPCQEIVWEGRDVDLARLPIQTCWPGDAGPLITWGLTVTKGPNKSRQNLGIYRQQLIGRNKLIMRWLAHRGGALDFREFALQNPGKPYPVAVVLGADPATILGAVTPVPDTLSEYQFAGLLRGGRTELAKCLTPGVDGLQVPARAEIVLEGFIYPQEGVPSPAPAGAPPRPVKGASAGYEHALEGPYGDHTGYYNEQEWFPVFTVERITMRRDAIYHSTYTGKPPDEPAVLGVALNEVFVPLLQKQFSEITDFYLPPEGCSYRMAIVQMKKSYPGHAKRVMFGVWSFLRQFMYTKFIVVVDEDVNIRDWKEVIWAITTRIDPARDTVLVDRTPIDYLDFASPVAGLGSKMGLDATNKWPGETDREWGRPIVMDDAVKQRIDTLWNELGL; encoded by the coding sequence ATGAAATACAAAGACCTGCGCGATTTCGTCGGCCGTCTCGAGACGATCGGCGAACTGCGCCGCATCTCACAAAACGTCTCGCCTGTCCTGGAAATGACCGAGTTGTGCGACCGCGTGCTGCGCGCCGGCGGTCCGGCTTTGCTGTTCGAGAGCAAGGCACAGCATGCGTTTCCGGTGCTCGGCAACCTGTTCGGCACGCCTCGGCGGGTCGCGCTCGGCATGGGTATCGACGCGCAAGCCGGCGAAGGCGACGGCGCCGCGCTCGAGTCGCTGCGCGACGTGGGCCGGCTGCTCTCCGCATTGAAGGAACCGGAGCCGCCGAAGGGGCTCAAGGACGCCGGCAAACTGTTCTCGCTCGCAAAGGCGGTATGGGACATGGCGCCCAAGACGGTTAGCGCGCCGCCCTGCCAGGAAATCGTCTGGGAAGGCCGCGACGTCGACCTCGCCAGACTGCCGATTCAGACGTGCTGGCCGGGCGACGCGGGTCCGTTGATCACATGGGGCCTGACCGTGACAAAAGGTCCTAATAAGAGCCGACAAAACTTAGGCATATATCGCCAGCAATTAATCGGACGTAACAAACTGATCATGCGATGGCTCGCGCATCGCGGCGGCGCGCTCGATTTTCGCGAGTTCGCGCTGCAGAATCCGGGCAAGCCGTATCCGGTAGCCGTCGTGCTTGGCGCCGATCCGGCGACGATCCTCGGCGCGGTCACGCCGGTGCCCGACACGCTGTCCGAATACCAGTTCGCCGGCCTGCTGCGCGGCGGCCGCACCGAACTGGCGAAGTGCCTCACCCCGGGCGTCGATGGCTTGCAGGTGCCCGCACGCGCCGAAATCGTGCTCGAAGGCTTCATCTATCCGCAGGAGGGCGTGCCCTCGCCCGCTCCCGCAGGCGCTCCGCCGCGTCCGGTCAAAGGCGCGTCGGCGGGCTACGAACATGCGTTGGAAGGCCCGTACGGCGATCACACCGGCTACTACAACGAGCAGGAGTGGTTCCCCGTCTTCACAGTCGAGCGCATCACCATGCGGCGCGACGCGATCTACCACTCCACCTACACCGGCAAACCGCCTGACGAGCCCGCCGTACTCGGCGTCGCGCTCAACGAAGTGTTCGTGCCGCTGCTGCAAAAGCAGTTCAGTGAGATCACCGACTTCTATTTGCCGCCCGAAGGCTGCAGCTACCGCATGGCCATCGTGCAGATGAAGAAGAGCTATCCCGGCCACGCCAAACGCGTGATGTTCGGCGTGTGGAGCTTCCTGCGGCAGTTCATGTATACGAAGTTCATCGTCGTAGTCGACGAGGACGTGAATATCCGCGACTGGAAGGAAGTGATCTGGGCAATCACCACGCGCATCGATCCGGCGCGCGACACGGTGCTGGTGGATCGCACACCGATCGACTATCTGGATTTCGCCTCGCCCGTCGCGGGACTCGGATCGAAGATGGGCCTCGACGCGACCAACAAGTGGCCCGGCGAAACCGATCGCGAATGGGGCCGCC
- a CDS encoding lytic transglycosylase domain-containing protein, giving the protein MNAWLSWRPDERIAQVVRGVLRRGTRMSHHLFSIVGGIAVVLTVALWLMPALRGTLAAKLMPVISAAVQAGPARLLQGNPLPAFGPPARASSEDSLSANSNGSDAVSGASSGNSGVTASNTSFDGAFDIAGSNGMGVAALNGLDPRTMQSVTALARLIPSQRVSADARDDRVLISTREQDLVASYLARRYRVAQEPVSELVKAAFDTGHEVGLDPLLLLSVMAIESGFNPYAESGVGAQGLMQVMSKVHSDKFQYFGGQSAALEPVANIKVGALVLKDCIARGGSLPGGLRLYVGSTSQDDGGYGAKVMAERGRLRDVARGRKVPINAPQAPVLTASTNTATAASAGNGKRVQVTLEGSHPLSAATSVKTPVSSEQDDASASATKHVASASELGA; this is encoded by the coding sequence ATGAACGCCTGGTTATCGTGGCGTCCCGATGAGCGTATCGCGCAAGTTGTGCGTGGTGTGCTGCGTCGCGGGACGCGGATGAGTCATCACCTGTTCAGCATCGTCGGCGGGATCGCCGTTGTGCTGACAGTCGCACTGTGGCTGATGCCGGCCCTGCGCGGCACGCTTGCCGCCAAGTTGATGCCGGTCATCTCCGCCGCTGTGCAAGCCGGTCCCGCCCGTCTGCTGCAGGGCAACCCGCTGCCGGCTTTCGGACCGCCCGCACGGGCGTCCTCTGAGGACTCGCTGTCCGCCAACTCGAACGGTTCCGATGCCGTGAGCGGCGCAAGCAGCGGCAACTCTGGCGTCACCGCGAGTAACACGAGCTTCGACGGCGCATTCGACATTGCTGGCTCGAACGGCATGGGCGTCGCGGCACTGAACGGCCTCGACCCGCGCACCATGCAAAGCGTCACCGCGCTGGCGCGGCTGATCCCGTCGCAACGCGTTTCCGCCGACGCGCGCGACGACCGCGTGCTGATCTCGACCCGCGAGCAGGATCTGGTTGCATCCTATCTGGCGCGGCGCTATCGCGTCGCTCAGGAGCCCGTCAGCGAGCTCGTGAAGGCCGCGTTCGACACAGGCCATGAAGTCGGTCTCGATCCGCTGCTGCTGCTCTCCGTGATGGCGATCGAATCGGGCTTCAACCCGTACGCCGAGAGCGGCGTGGGCGCGCAAGGCCTGATGCAGGTGATGTCCAAGGTGCACTCGGACAAATTCCAGTATTTCGGAGGCCAGAGCGCGGCGCTCGAACCGGTCGCGAACATCAAGGTGGGCGCGCTGGTGCTGAAGGATTGCATCGCGCGAGGCGGCTCGCTGCCGGGCGGCTTGCGTCTGTACGTCGGCTCGACCTCGCAGGACGACGGCGGCTACGGCGCCAAGGTGATGGCCGAACGTGGCCGTCTGCGCGATGTGGCGCGTGGCCGCAAGGTGCCGATCAACGCACCGCAGGCGCCGGTTCTCACTGCGTCGACCAATACGGCTACGGCTGCGTCCGCCGGCAACGGCAAGCGCGTGCAGGTGACGCTCGAGGGCAGTCATCCGTTGAGCGCGGCGACATCGGTGAAGACGCCGGTTTCCTCCGAGCAGGACGATGCGAGCGCCAGCGCGACCAAACACGTGGCATCGGCGTCGGAGTTGGGCGCTTGA
- a CDS encoding pyridoxal phosphate-dependent aminotransferase — protein sequence MNSVTEPLVRLAARVDAIQPFYVMELAKEAALLERDGRDIIHMGIGEPDFTAPEPVIEAAASALRRGVTQYTSAVGLHALREAISAQYADFYGVNVDPARIVVTAGASAALLLACAALVDRDDEVLMPDPCYPCNRHFVIAAEGKPVMVPSGPAERFQLTAADVERLWNEHTRGVLLASPSNPTGTSIEPAELERIVKAVRARGGFTIVDEIYQGLSYDAKPVSALSFGDDVITVNSFSKYFNMTGWRLGWLVVPPGMVSAFEKLAQNLFICASALAQHAALACFEPETIAIYEARRLEFKRRRDFIAPALESLGFSVPVMPDGAFYVYADCRRVAHAAAGDSAALTKAMLHDAGVVLVPGMDFGTHAPKEYIRLSYATAYPKLEEAVERLAKFFGKG from the coding sequence ATGAACTCCGTGACCGAACCCCTGGTGCGGCTTGCTGCACGCGTGGACGCCATCCAGCCTTTCTATGTGATGGAGCTGGCCAAGGAGGCCGCGCTTCTCGAGCGCGACGGACGCGACATCATTCACATGGGAATCGGCGAGCCCGATTTCACCGCGCCGGAGCCGGTCATCGAGGCGGCCGCTAGCGCACTGCGCCGTGGCGTCACGCAATACACCAGCGCGGTCGGTCTGCACGCGCTGCGCGAGGCGATCTCGGCGCAATACGCCGACTTCTACGGCGTCAACGTGGATCCGGCGCGAATCGTCGTCACTGCCGGCGCATCGGCCGCATTGCTGCTGGCATGCGCGGCGCTGGTCGATCGCGACGACGAAGTGCTGATGCCCGACCCGTGCTATCCGTGCAACCGTCATTTCGTGATCGCCGCCGAAGGCAAGCCGGTGATGGTGCCAAGCGGCCCGGCCGAACGTTTCCAACTCACAGCCGCCGACGTCGAGCGCCTCTGGAACGAACACACCCGTGGTGTGCTGCTCGCGTCGCCGTCGAATCCGACCGGCACGTCGATCGAACCGGCTGAACTGGAGCGCATCGTCAAGGCTGTGCGGGCGCGTGGCGGCTTTACGATCGTCGACGAGATCTACCAGGGCCTCAGCTACGACGCAAAGCCCGTGTCGGCGCTCTCGTTCGGCGACGACGTGATCACCGTCAACAGCTTCTCGAAGTACTTCAACATGACGGGTTGGCGTCTGGGCTGGCTGGTGGTGCCGCCCGGCATGGTCAGCGCGTTCGAAAAGCTCGCGCAAAACCTGTTCATCTGCGCCTCCGCGCTCGCCCAGCACGCGGCGCTCGCCTGCTTCGAGCCGGAAACGATCGCAATCTACGAAGCGCGGCGCCTGGAATTCAAGCGTCGCCGCGACTTCATCGCGCCGGCGCTCGAATCGCTCGGTTTCTCGGTGCCGGTGATGCCCGATGGCGCGTTCTACGTGTACGCCGATTGCCGCAGGGTCGCGCATGCCGCGGCCGGCGACAGCGCGGCGCTCACCAAGGCCATGCTGCACGATGCCGGAGTGGTGCTGGTGCCGGGTATGGATTTCGGCACGCACGCGCCGAAGGAGTACATCCGGCTGTCGTATGCCACCGCCTATCCGAAGCTGGAAGAAGCGGTCGAGCGGCTCGCGAAGTTCTTCGGCAAGGGCTGA
- the nusB gene encoding transcription antitermination factor NusB, with translation MKSARRRSRELATQGLYQWLLSGSPGGEIDAQLRGAQGFDKADHEHLDAILHGVIRDSDSLSAAIAPCLDRPIEQLSPVERAVLLVAAFELKNHVDIPYRVVINEAVELAKTFGGADGYKYVNGVLDKLSAQLRVDETQAARKR, from the coding sequence ATGAAGAGCGCACGCCGACGCTCCCGCGAACTGGCCACGCAGGGGCTTTACCAGTGGCTGCTGTCGGGCTCGCCCGGCGGTGAGATCGACGCGCAGCTGCGCGGCGCGCAAGGCTTCGACAAGGCCGACCACGAACATCTGGACGCCATTCTGCACGGTGTGATCCGCGATTCGGACTCACTGTCCGCGGCAATCGCGCCGTGTCTCGACCGTCCGATCGAGCAGCTCTCGCCGGTCGAACGCGCCGTGCTGCTTGTGGCCGCGTTTGAACTGAAGAATCACGTCGACATTCCGTATCGCGTGGTCATCAACGAAGCGGTCGAACTCGCCAAGACGTTCGGCGGCGCGGACGGCTACAAGTACGTGAACGGCGTGCTGGACAAGCTGTCGGCGCAACTGCGCGTGGACGAAACGCAGGCGGCTCGCAAGCGTTGA
- the ribH gene encoding 6,7-dimethyl-8-ribityllumazine synthase produces MEIGQYQPNLDGDGLRIGIVQARFNEPVCNGLADSCIEELERLGVTGEDVLLVTVPGALEIPLALQKLAESAQFDALIALGAVIRGETYHFELVSNESGAGITRIGLDFGIPVANAVLTTENDEQAVARMTEKGRDAARVAVEMANLAVALEQLGGDDEEEDEEEEEA; encoded by the coding sequence ATGGAAATCGGACAATACCAACCGAATCTCGACGGCGACGGACTGCGTATCGGCATCGTCCAGGCGCGCTTTAACGAACCCGTCTGCAACGGCCTCGCGGACTCCTGCATCGAAGAACTCGAACGCCTCGGCGTCACCGGCGAAGACGTGCTGCTCGTCACCGTGCCGGGCGCGCTGGAAATCCCGCTGGCGCTGCAAAAACTCGCCGAGAGCGCGCAATTCGACGCACTGATCGCACTCGGCGCGGTGATTCGCGGCGAAACGTATCACTTCGAACTGGTCTCGAACGAAAGCGGCGCGGGCATCACGCGTATCGGCCTCGACTTCGGCATTCCGGTCGCGAACGCGGTGCTGACAACCGAGAACGACGAGCAAGCCGTCGCGCGCATGACCGAAAAGGGTCGAGACGCGGCGCGCGTAGCCGTCGAAATGGCGAATCTCGCCGTCGCTCTCGAACAACTCGGCGGCGACGACGAGGAAGAAGACGAAGAAGAGGAAGAGGCATGA
- the ribBA gene encoding bifunctional 3,4-dihydroxy-2-butanone-4-phosphate synthase/GTP cyclohydrolase II: protein MTLASTPEIIAELKAGRMVILVDEEDRENEGDLVIAAEFVTPEAINFMARYGRGLICLTLTQERCKLLNLPLMTYRNGTQYGTAFTVSIEAAEGVTTGISAADRARTIAAAVAPDAKAEHIVQPGHVFPIMAQPGGVLVRAGHTEAGCDFTALAGLTPAAVICEVIKDDGTMARLPDLMEFAKEHGLKIGTIADLIHYRSRTESIVERICERTMQTAHGAFRAVMYLDQPSGQPHIALVRGTPCTDQDTLVRVHEPLSVLDLLEVGESTHSWTLDAAMKEIAARDCGVIVLLNCGDSKDHLIDVFKAFDSKEKADALKRRPVDFKTYGIGAQILRELGVGKMQVLSNPRKLGSMSGYGLEVTGFVPMPGGKAQAPQQG, encoded by the coding sequence ATGACGCTCGCCTCCACTCCAGAGATCATTGCCGAACTGAAAGCAGGCCGGATGGTGATCCTCGTCGACGAAGAAGACCGCGAAAACGAGGGCGACCTTGTGATCGCCGCCGAATTCGTCACGCCGGAAGCGATCAACTTCATGGCCCGCTACGGCCGTGGCCTGATCTGCCTGACACTCACGCAGGAACGCTGCAAGCTGCTGAACCTGCCGCTCATGACGTACCGCAACGGCACGCAATACGGAACGGCGTTCACCGTCAGTATCGAAGCGGCAGAAGGCGTCACCACCGGCATCTCGGCGGCCGACCGCGCCCGCACTATCGCCGCCGCGGTCGCACCGGATGCCAAGGCCGAACACATCGTGCAGCCAGGCCACGTGTTCCCGATCATGGCGCAGCCCGGCGGCGTGCTGGTGCGTGCCGGCCACACCGAGGCGGGCTGCGACTTCACCGCGCTGGCAGGCCTCACGCCGGCCGCGGTGATCTGCGAAGTCATCAAGGACGACGGCACGATGGCGCGCTTGCCGGACCTGATGGAATTCGCGAAGGAACACGGTCTGAAAATCGGCACGATCGCGGATTTGATCCACTATCGCAGCCGCACGGAGTCGATTGTCGAGCGGATTTGCGAGCGCACCATGCAAACGGCGCACGGCGCGTTTCGCGCGGTCATGTATCTCGACCAGCCGAGCGGCCAGCCGCACATCGCGCTGGTGCGCGGCACGCCCTGCACGGATCAGGACACGCTGGTGCGCGTGCATGAACCGCTGTCGGTGCTGGATCTGCTCGAAGTCGGCGAATCCACCCACTCGTGGACGCTCGATGCGGCCATGAAAGAGATCGCCGCGCGCGACTGCGGCGTGATCGTGCTGCTGAACTGCGGCGACTCGAAAGACCATCTGATCGACGTTTTCAAGGCGTTCGACTCGAAGGAAAAAGCCGACGCGCTCAAACGCCGCCCGGTCGACTTCAAGACGTACGGCATCGGCGCGCAGATTCTGCGCGAGCTCGGTGTCGGCAAGATGCAGGTGCTGTCGAACCCTCGCAAGCTGGGCAGCATGTCGGGCTACGGTCTCGAAGTCACGGGCTTCGTGCCGATGCCGGGCGGCAAGGCACAAGCTCCGCAACAAGGCTGA
- a CDS encoding riboflavin synthase, whose amino-acid sequence MFTGIVAAVGRIESVKPLGTDGDAGVRLNVEAGGLDLGDVQLGDSITIQGACMTVVAKTAHSFEVDVSRESLNCTAGLGETGEVNLEKALRAHDRLGGHIVSGHVDGLGTVTHFAPVGESHELRVLAPREIGRYLAYKGSITVNGVSLTVNSVKDRDDGCEFSINLIPHTVEVTALKRLREGTQVNLEIDLIARYVERMLNAPK is encoded by the coding sequence ATGTTCACAGGAATCGTCGCGGCCGTGGGCCGCATTGAATCAGTCAAGCCGCTCGGCACGGACGGCGACGCGGGTGTACGCCTGAACGTCGAAGCCGGCGGCCTCGATCTCGGCGACGTGCAGCTCGGCGACAGCATTACGATCCAGGGCGCATGCATGACCGTGGTCGCGAAGACCGCCCACTCGTTCGAAGTCGACGTGTCGCGCGAAAGCCTGAACTGCACGGCCGGCCTCGGCGAGACCGGCGAAGTGAATCTCGAGAAAGCGCTGCGCGCGCACGACCGGCTCGGCGGACATATCGTCTCCGGCCACGTGGACGGCCTCGGCACGGTCACGCATTTCGCGCCGGTCGGCGAATCGCACGAACTGCGCGTGCTGGCGCCGCGCGAGATCGGCCGCTACCTGGCGTACAAAGGTTCTATCACTGTCAATGGCGTGAGCTTGACCGTCAACTCGGTTAAAGATCGCGACGATGGCTGCGAGTTCTCGATCAACCTGATTCCGCACACCGTCGAAGTAACGGCGCTCAAACGTCTGCGTGAAGGCACGCAGGTGAACCTGGAGATCGATCTGATCGCGCGCTACGTCGAGCGCATGCTGAACGCGCCGAAATAA
- the ribD gene encoding bifunctional diaminohydroxyphosphoribosylaminopyrimidine deaminase/5-amino-6-(5-phosphoribosylamino)uracil reductase RibD — translation MFSQTDFVHMERALALAKRGMYTTDPNPRVGCVLVKNGEMIGEGFTQPAGQDHAEIRALKDARSRGHDLRGATAYVTLEPCSHFGRTPPCVNALIEAQIARVVAAMEDPNPQVSGRGLAMLRDAGIEVRCGLLALEAHELNIGFVSRMTRGRPWVRMKVAASLDGRTGLPSGESQWITGEAARADGHAWRARASAILTGIGTVREDDPRMTVRAVDTPRQPQRVLIDSQLDVPPGAQILAGAPTLIFCGNLDQRHTDRANALRDRGAEIVQLANPDGKVDLPGVLKVLGERNVNELHVEAGYKLNGSLLREGCVDELLVYLAPSLLGMDSMSMFNLSAPETLEGRVKLNFHAIDRIGEDLRILARFVPQHAPEATPGPGTDPAPPTVSK, via the coding sequence ATGTTTTCGCAAACCGATTTCGTCCATATGGAACGCGCGCTCGCGTTGGCCAAGCGCGGCATGTACACCACCGATCCGAATCCCCGGGTCGGCTGCGTGCTCGTCAAGAACGGCGAGATGATCGGCGAAGGCTTCACGCAGCCGGCCGGTCAGGACCATGCCGAGATCCGCGCGTTGAAAGACGCGCGCTCGCGCGGTCATGACCTGCGCGGCGCTACGGCCTATGTGACGCTGGAGCCGTGCAGCCACTTCGGCCGCACGCCGCCGTGCGTGAATGCGCTCATCGAAGCGCAGATCGCGCGCGTGGTCGCGGCGATGGAAGATCCCAATCCGCAGGTATCCGGACGCGGTCTCGCGATGCTGCGCGATGCCGGCATCGAAGTGCGCTGCGGACTGCTCGCCCTCGAAGCGCACGAACTCAATATCGGCTTCGTCTCGCGCATGACGCGCGGCCGCCCGTGGGTGCGCATGAAAGTGGCGGCCTCGCTGGACGGCCGTACCGGTTTGCCTTCGGGCGAGAGCCAGTGGATCACCGGTGAAGCGGCACGCGCGGACGGCCACGCCTGGCGCGCCCGTGCGTCGGCGATCCTGACTGGCATCGGCACGGTCAGGGAAGACGATCCGCGCATGACGGTGCGCGCCGTCGACACGCCGCGCCAGCCGCAACGCGTACTGATCGACAGCCAGCTCGACGTGCCGCCCGGGGCGCAGATTCTGGCCGGCGCACCCACGCTGATCTTCTGCGGCAATCTCGATCAACGCCATACAGATCGCGCCAATGCGCTGCGCGATCGCGGCGCCGAGATCGTCCAGCTGGCGAATCCGGACGGCAAGGTCGATCTGCCCGGCGTGCTGAAAGTGCTCGGCGAGCGCAACGTGAACGAACTGCATGTCGAGGCGGGCTACAAGCTGAACGGCTCGCTGCTGCGCGAAGGCTGTGTCGACGAACTGCTCGTGTATCTCGCGCCGAGCCTGCTCGGCATGGATTCGATGAGCATGTTCAACCTGAGTGCGCCCGAAACGCTCGAAGGCCGCGTCAAGCTGAACTTCCACGCGATCGACCGGATCGGCGAGGATCTGCGGATTCTCGCGCGCTTTGTGCCCCAACACGCACCCGAGGCCACGCCCGGACCCGGCACCGACCCCGCGCCCCCAACCGTTTCGAAATGA
- the hemL gene encoding glutamate-1-semialdehyde 2,1-aminomutase, with protein sequence MSRNETLFERAQRTIPGGVNSPVRAFRSVGGTPRFIERAQGPYFWDADGQRYIDYIGSWGPMILGHVHPEVLEAVQRVLGNGFSFGAPTEAEVEIAEEICKLVPSIEQVRMVSSGTEATMSALRLARGFTNRSRIVKFEGCYHGHADSLLVKAGSGLLTFGNPTSAGVPVDIAKHTTVLEYNNVAELEEAFKAFGNEIASVIVEPVAGNMNLVRATPEFLQALRRLCTEYGSVLIFDEVMCGFRVALGGAQEVYGITPDLTCLGKVIGGGMPAAAFGGRRDIMAHLAPLGGVYQAGTLSGNPIAVAAGLKTLQLIQAPGFYDTLTARTTRLVQGLANVAREAKVPFAADSLGGMFGLYFTDSIPTSFAEVTKSDVPRFNAFFHKMLDAGVYFAPSAYEAGFVSIVHDDAIVDATIDAARGAFASLVA encoded by the coding sequence ATGTCCAGAAACGAAACCCTCTTCGAACGCGCGCAACGCACCATTCCCGGCGGCGTGAACTCGCCTGTGCGTGCCTTCCGCTCGGTCGGCGGCACGCCGCGGTTCATCGAACGCGCGCAAGGCCCTTACTTCTGGGACGCGGACGGCCAGCGTTATATCGACTACATCGGCTCATGGGGCCCGATGATTCTCGGCCATGTTCATCCGGAAGTCCTCGAAGCCGTGCAGCGCGTGCTGGGCAACGGCTTCTCGTTCGGCGCGCCGACCGAAGCAGAGGTGGAAATCGCCGAAGAAATCTGCAAGCTGGTGCCTTCCATCGAGCAGGTCCGCATGGTGTCGAGCGGCACCGAAGCGACCATGAGCGCGCTGCGTCTCGCGCGCGGCTTCACGAACCGCAGCCGTATCGTCAAGTTCGAAGGCTGCTATCACGGCCATGCGGACAGCCTGCTGGTCAAGGCCGGCTCGGGCCTGCTGACCTTCGGCAATCCGACTTCGGCGGGCGTGCCGGTGGATATCGCCAAGCACACCACCGTGCTCGAATACAACAACGTCGCCGAACTCGAAGAAGCGTTCAAGGCATTCGGCAACGAGATCGCCTCGGTGATCGTCGAACCGGTAGCCGGCAACATGAACCTCGTGCGCGCCACGCCCGAATTCCTGCAAGCGTTGCGGCGCCTGTGCACGGAGTACGGCTCGGTGCTGATTTTCGACGAAGTGATGTGCGGCTTCCGCGTCGCCCTGGGCGGCGCGCAAGAGGTCTACGGCATCACGCCGGATCTGACCTGCCTCGGCAAGGTGATCGGCGGCGGCATGCCGGCGGCGGCCTTCGGTGGCCGGCGCGACATCATGGCTCACCTCGCGCCGCTCGGCGGCGTCTACCAGGCGGGCACGCTGTCGGGCAATCCGATCGCGGTCGCGGCCGGCCTGAAAACGCTGCAACTGATCCAGGCGCCCGGCTTTTACGACACACTCACGGCGCGCACCACGCGCCTCGTGCAAGGTCTCGCGAACGTCGCGCGCGAAGCCAAAGTGCCGTTCGCGGCCGATTCGCTCGGCGGCATGTTCGGCCTCTACTTCACCGACTCGATCCCGACCAGCTTCGCCGAAGTCACGAAGAGCGACGTGCCGCGTTTCAACGCGTTCTTTCACAAGATGCTCGACGCCGGCGTGTACTTCGCGCCGTCGGCATATGAAGCGGGCTTCGTTTCGATCGTTCACGACGACGCAATCGTCGACGCCACGATCGACGCGGCGCGCGGCGCGTTCGCCTCGCTCGTGGCCTGA
- a CDS encoding Bcr/CflA family multidrug efflux MFS transporter has translation MSHVTRSRPDGRLILLLGALAACGPISIDMYLPSLPTIAQAFAISTGAAQTTLTSFMFGFSIGMLLYGPLSDTYGRRPVLLGGIVMYALASVACAMSFSIGSLVTFRFVQALGAGAASVLARAIARDAHGPTDAARVLSMLAIVTSIGPLLAPLIGGQLLLLGGWRVVFVVLTLFGTVCAATAFFKVPETWPREKRAHSALLKSFGAYGKLLRDPVAWGHMLCGGMAFASMFAYITATPFVYIEYFHVSAQHYGFLFALNIVGIMFGNFMNTRLVGRLGSLPIISFAATVSCIASLFVCLVSLTGWGGLWSIVFGLFFVVGVVGLLSANCTTDLMHRYPMNAGAAAAVFGAVQLALGALSSLAVGLWQDGSPKGMGVTVGVAGLLCYLGRILVVRWHGAKAPVAAV, from the coding sequence ATGTCTCACGTCACCAGAAGCCGGCCCGATGGCCGGCTGATTCTGTTGCTCGGTGCGCTTGCCGCATGCGGGCCGATCTCCATCGACATGTACCTGCCGAGCCTGCCGACCATCGCGCAGGCGTTCGCCATCAGCACCGGCGCCGCGCAAACGACGCTCACCAGCTTCATGTTCGGCTTTTCGATCGGCATGCTGCTCTATGGTCCGCTGTCGGATACCTATGGCCGCCGGCCTGTGCTGCTCGGCGGCATCGTCATGTATGCGCTGGCCAGCGTGGCATGTGCGATGTCGTTTTCGATCGGCTCGCTAGTGACGTTCCGTTTCGTGCAGGCGCTGGGCGCGGGCGCGGCGTCGGTGCTGGCGCGCGCCATTGCACGCGACGCCCATGGACCGACTGATGCCGCTCGCGTGCTCTCGATGCTCGCCATCGTCACGTCGATCGGGCCGTTGCTCGCGCCGCTCATCGGCGGACAGTTGCTGCTGCTCGGTGGCTGGCGTGTCGTGTTTGTCGTGCTGACGCTGTTCGGCACCGTGTGCGCGGCGACCGCATTTTTCAAGGTGCCGGAAACGTGGCCGCGTGAGAAGCGTGCGCACTCGGCATTGCTGAAATCGTTCGGCGCGTACGGCAAGTTGCTGCGCGATCCGGTTGCGTGGGGGCACATGCTGTGCGGCGGCATGGCGTTCGCGTCGATGTTCGCGTACATCACCGCGACGCCTTTCGTCTACATCGAGTATTTCCATGTGTCGGCGCAGCACTATGGCTTTCTGTTCGCGCTGAATATCGTCGGCATCATGTTCGGCAACTTCATGAATACGCGACTCGTCGGCCGGCTCGGTTCGCTCCCAATCATCTCTTTCGCCGCCACCGTCAGCTGCATTGCCTCACTGTTCGTCTGTCTCGTCTCGCTAACCGGTTGGGGCGGTCTGTGGTCGATCGTCTTCGGACTGTTCTTCGTGGTCGGCGTGGTCGGTCTTCTGTCCGCCAACTGCACGACCGATCTGATGCATCGCTATCCGATGAATGCTGGCGCCGCGGCCGCCGTGTTCGGCGCCGTGCAGTTGGCGCTCGGCGCGTTGTCGAGCCTCGCCGTCGGACTTTGGCAGGACGGTTCGCCCAAGGGCATGGGCGTCACGGTGGGGGTGGCGGGCTTGCTCTGCTATCTCGGCCGGATTCTGGTCGTGAGGTGGCATGGAGCCAAAGCGCCTGTCGCTGCCGTATAA